In Euphorbia lathyris chromosome 10, ddEupLath1.1, whole genome shotgun sequence, a single genomic region encodes these proteins:
- the LOC136209792 gene encoding uncharacterized protein, with the protein MCSAAIKPETSLPFLSLSLSLSLSLLKMWQILLAASIAASTSLIAKQFLNHKPKEEQSTGFGSAFASTDAYECGKEQDSDFEQQRDGIFRFSSSGASSGSKKTRILRKKSGITGRRLKFGGENYKADKRSGGFEGNNTKRFSVCLKKRRTAKTVPVKCVSRSSKDGSLFGWGLSVGIMYMMSAGKAEISKLSTTMDETSKVVQELKTELYKRKSSQMDSGSKKLIKNDQPLLYKDTKVSGISVTDDVECPSSVLTDEPEPPLLEMDQLEAELATELQKLPWSDTNTFGHERIEANMAEKNEVLRDELEGLNTNQYNGVLPSELDKKLCHLLIEQQENQIEELESELHSAQSKLNEKEAELQTLKDCVRRLTEFSLSTVSDDEAEIQTEQDRHNKMGSESESKKSVVGMKRPITST; encoded by the exons ATGTGCAGTGCAGCAATCAAGCCTGAAACATCTCTTcctttcctctctctctctctctctctctctctctctcttcttaaaATGTGGCAAATTCTCCTAGCTGCATCTATAGCAGCATCTACTAGTCTCATTGCCAAACAATTCCTCAACCACAAACCTAAGGAGGAACAATCGACTGGATTCGGCTCTGCATTTGCCTCTACTGATGCTTATGAGTGTGGAAAGGAACAGGATAGTGATTTTGAGCAGCAACGAGACGGGATCTTTAGGTTTTCGAGTTCTGGTGCTTCGTCGGGGAGCAAGAAAACTCGGATTTTGAGGAAAAAGTCCGGGATTACTGGCCGCAGACTGAAATTTGGTGGTGAGAATTACAAGGCTGATAAGAGATCTGGTGGTTTCGAGGGGAATAATACAAAGCGATTTTCTGTTTGCTTGAAGAAGAGGAGAACTGCTAAGACTGTCCCTGTCAAATGTGTATCGCGTTCTTCTAAAG ATGGCTCTTTGTTTGGTTGGGGACTTAGTGTTGGAATCATGTACATGATGTCAGCTGGGAAAGCAGAGATTAGCAAGCTAAGTACCACAATGGATGAGACTTCAAAAGTTGTTCAGGAATTAAAAACTGAGCTGTACAAAAGAAAATCATCCCAAATGGACTCAGGTTCCAAGAAGCTGATTAAGAATGATCAACCGCTGCTGTATAAAGATACTAAGGTATCTGGAATATCAGTGACTGATGATGTTGAATGCCCTAGTAGTGTTCTTACTGACGAGCCTGAGCCTCCGTTGCTGGAAATGGATCAACTAGAAGCAGAGCTTGCAACAGAACTGCAAAAACTTCCATGGTCTGACACTAACACTTTCGGACATGAAAGAATAGAGGCAAATATGGCTGAG AAAAATGAGGTTTTGCGTGATGAATTGGAGGGGCTAAACACCAACCAATACAATGGAGTCTTGCCATCAGAACTGGACAAGAAGCTGTGCCATTTGCTGATTGAACAACAGGAAAATCAAATTGAAGAGCTTGAATCCGAATTGCATTCAGCTCAATCCAAACTCAATGAGAAGGAAGCTGAACTCCAAACATTGAAGGACTGTGTAAGGCGCCTCACTGAGTTCTCTCTGTCAACTGTATCAG ATGATGAAGCTGAGATACAAACAGAGCAAGACCGCCATAATAAGATGGGATCTGAATCCGAGTCAAAGAAATCGGTGGTTGGGATGAAAAGACCTATCACCTCTACATAA